Proteins found in one Herpetosiphonaceae bacterium genomic segment:
- the dnaB gene encoding replicative DNA helicase, whose protein sequence is MERTLPHNETAERATIGAILLDREAIVPIEAWLAAEHFYIEKHAWIYEAQQACYRRRVPPDLTTVADELRRAGRLEQLGGVPFLVDLSNSVPTAFHVEYYARIVERTATLRRLIRAGGKIAALGYDESGDVDATIAEAEAELHKVSQSRSAGGFVSAAQAVDEYYTFLEAATASGGIGGLPTGFIDFDRHTGGLHKSDLWILAARPGVGKSAFSMGIGFNIAMQLHLSVGVFALEMGREQLIQRLVAGETGIDGQRLRNGRVTQDELARVMDAMARISELPLYIDDTPGVTVHEVRSKAIRLQAEHGLDLLIIDYLQLMSGSGKSENRVQEVSQISKGLKQLARELNIPIIALSQLSRAVEGRTSHVPMLADLRESGSLEQDADGVMFIYRPELYDKDTDLKGIAEIHIAKHRHGPLGVVPLFFDTRTTRFQSLAPYESVEGF, encoded by the coding sequence ATGGAGCGCACGCTACCGCATAACGAGACCGCCGAGCGCGCGACCATTGGCGCGATCCTCCTGGATCGTGAGGCCATTGTGCCGATTGAGGCGTGGCTGGCGGCTGAGCATTTCTACATCGAGAAACACGCCTGGATCTACGAGGCGCAGCAGGCGTGCTATCGCCGGCGCGTGCCGCCCGACCTGACGACCGTCGCCGACGAGCTGCGCCGCGCGGGGCGACTGGAGCAGCTGGGCGGCGTGCCGTTCCTGGTCGATCTGTCCAACTCGGTGCCGACCGCCTTTCATGTCGAGTACTACGCCCGGATCGTGGAGCGCACGGCGACGCTGCGGCGGCTCATTCGCGCCGGCGGCAAAATCGCCGCGCTGGGCTATGACGAATCCGGCGACGTTGATGCCACGATCGCAGAGGCAGAGGCCGAACTGCATAAGGTCAGCCAGAGTCGAAGCGCTGGCGGTTTCGTATCGGCAGCGCAGGCCGTGGACGAGTACTACACGTTCCTGGAAGCGGCGACGGCCAGCGGCGGGATCGGCGGGCTGCCGACCGGATTTATTGACTTCGATCGCCATACCGGCGGGCTGCATAAGTCGGATCTCTGGATCTTGGCCGCGCGGCCTGGTGTCGGTAAAAGCGCGTTTTCGATGGGGATTGGTTTCAATATCGCGATGCAGCTGCACCTCTCGGTCGGCGTGTTCGCGCTGGAGATGGGCCGGGAGCAGTTGATCCAGCGCCTGGTGGCGGGTGAGACCGGGATCGACGGGCAGCGCCTGCGCAACGGGCGCGTGACCCAGGACGAGCTGGCGCGGGTTATGGACGCGATGGCGCGGATCTCCGAGCTGCCGCTGTACATCGACGACACGCCCGGCGTGACCGTGCATGAAGTGCGCTCGAAGGCGATCCGCCTGCAAGCCGAGCATGGCTTAGATCTCCTAATCATTGACTATTTGCAACTGATGAGCGGCAGCGGTAAGAGCGAGAACCGCGTGCAGGAAGTCAGCCAGATCTCGAAGGGGTTGAAGCAGCTGGCGCGCGAACTGAATATCCCGATCATCGCGCTGTCGCAACTGTCGCGGGCGGTGGAAGGCCGCACGAGTCATGTTCCTATGCTTGCCGACCTCCGTGAGAGCGGGAGTCTGGAGCAGGACGCGGACGGTGTCATGTTTATCTACAGGCCAGAACTCTACGACAAAGATACCGATCTAAAAGGCATCGCCGAGATCCATATCGCAAAACATCGTCATGGTCCGCTCGGTGTGGTGCCGCTGTTCTTCGATACACGCACGACGCGATTCCAGAGCCTTGCGCCGTACGAAAGCGTGGAGGGTTTCTAA
- a CDS encoding ATP-binding protein, which yields MAECGCNGTGWRLSPAGIVACDCEIAQERQRVQVRSRLAGLEQELGTLASCTFATFDPDRPTQAVEWCGDTFSPYEQRESLRFAWRRAKAYADQPLGWLYLCGPYGSGKSHLAAATAHRLAERGHMIAYASTPDLLDFIRAGYDDGTAHERLDTLKRVQVLILDDIAAENATDWTEEKLFVIVNARMLAQRPTIFTSNVRIDALSGRIGSRIAGAAEELLVIAADYRKRGR from the coding sequence ATGGCTGAGTGTGGATGCAACGGGACCGGCTGGCGTCTGTCGCCCGCTGGGATCGTCGCTTGTGATTGCGAGATTGCCCAGGAGCGCCAGCGGGTGCAGGTCCGATCCCGGCTGGCCGGGTTGGAGCAGGAGCTTGGCACGCTGGCCAGTTGCACGTTTGCGACGTTCGATCCTGATCGCCCGACGCAGGCCGTCGAGTGGTGTGGCGATACGTTCAGCCCGTACGAGCAGCGCGAGTCCCTGCGGTTTGCGTGGCGGCGGGCCAAAGCGTACGCCGATCAGCCGCTGGGCTGGCTGTACCTGTGCGGCCCCTACGGCAGCGGGAAGAGCCACCTGGCAGCGGCGACCGCGCATCGCCTGGCCGAGCGCGGCCATATGATCGCGTATGCCAGCACGCCGGATCTGCTCGACTTCATTCGCGCCGGCTACGACGACGGCACCGCGCACGAGCGGCTCGACACCCTGAAGCGCGTGCAGGTGCTGATCCTCGACGACATCGCTGCCGAGAACGCCACCGACTGGACCGAGGAAAAACTATTCGTGATCGTCAATGCCCGGATGCTGGCGCAGCGACCCACGATCTTTACGTCCAACGTGCGGATCGACGCGCTCAGCGGACGCATCGGCAGCCGGATCGCGGGCGCGGCCGAGGAACTGCTGGTCATCGCCGCCGACTACCGAAAGCGAGGCCGCTGA
- a CDS encoding HNH endonuclease — protein MTKKARKTLDTLPTLFALSARDGDTCRYCGKALYSPQLVSDMQRFTGATHCGESWCTPERHPSCYYIDPATIDKTKIPTIDHVIPQSKGGTHDLSNLVLACRSCNSRKGARMTEGLNDERSF, from the coding sequence ATGACGAAAAAGGCGCGAAAAACACTCGACACGCTGCCGACGCTCTTTGCGCTCTCGGCTCGCGACGGCGATACCTGCCGCTACTGCGGTAAAGCGCTCTATTCACCACAGCTTGTGTCCGACATGCAGCGCTTTACAGGCGCGACGCATTGCGGCGAATCGTGGTGTACGCCTGAGCGTCACCCATCCTGCTACTACATCGATCCAGCCACAATCGACAAAACGAAAATCCCAACCATCGATCATGTTATCCCGCAATCAAAGGGCGGCACGCATGATTTATCAAACCTCGTTCTCGCCTGTCGCTCTTGCAATTCTCGCAAGGGCGCACGCATGACCGAAGGACTCAACGATGAACGATCATTTTAG
- the dcm gene encoding DNA (cytosine-5-)-methyltransferase, producing the protein MNRPTLLSFYSGGGLVEAGLRGLVEPIGAVEYDPAIADVYRANHGDHVCVARVEDLTPAAFDRPDMLWLSPPCQEHSAARNKALGSRDDADAGLAVLPFLRAWQPPFVFVENVEGYKRARSFKAIIHTLAELGYWYDVQVLNAADYGVPQTRRRLIVRACRDGMMPQLPQPQPWIGWYAAIEDLIPTLPESEFAEWQLKRLPEQWRSFMHPYTTADGTTPPRLDDEPAFTITSTVGKNMPRAFLVGGANTSAAQAAPGVGVSDAAEPARCVNASNSSHWRAFLVDGKPGDSGSYVAVRNDGEPVFTVVASSGHKQPIRAWLEQGRVVKMTPRALGRFMTLPDWYQLPAQNSLATKIIGNGVPSRFARQIVAVTCGLPLGDLT; encoded by the coding sequence ATGAACCGCCCGACCCTCCTATCCTTCTACAGTGGCGGCGGGCTCGTCGAGGCGGGCCTGCGCGGCCTGGTCGAGCCGATCGGCGCGGTCGAGTACGATCCGGCGATTGCCGACGTATACCGCGCCAATCACGGCGACCATGTGTGCGTGGCGCGCGTCGAGGATCTCACGCCCGCCGCCTTCGACCGACCTGACATGCTCTGGCTCTCACCGCCCTGCCAGGAGCACAGCGCCGCCCGCAATAAGGCGCTCGGCAGCCGGGACGATGCCGACGCCGGGCTGGCGGTCCTGCCGTTTCTCCGCGCCTGGCAGCCGCCGTTCGTGTTCGTGGAGAATGTCGAAGGCTACAAGCGGGCGCGGAGCTTCAAGGCGATCATCCACACGTTGGCCGAGCTGGGCTACTGGTACGACGTGCAGGTGCTCAATGCCGCTGACTATGGTGTCCCGCAAACCCGCCGCCGGCTGATCGTCCGGGCCTGCCGGGATGGCATGATGCCGCAGCTACCCCAGCCGCAGCCCTGGATCGGGTGGTACGCGGCGATCGAGGATCTGATCCCGACACTACCCGAATCCGAGTTCGCTGAGTGGCAGCTCAAGCGCCTGCCTGAACAGTGGCGATCATTCATGCATCCCTACACCACAGCAGACGGCACCACGCCGCCGCGCCTGGACGATGAACCAGCTTTCACGATCACGTCAACCGTCGGCAAGAATATGCCCCGCGCCTTCCTGGTCGGCGGCGCGAACACCAGCGCCGCCCAAGCCGCGCCCGGCGTCGGAGTCTCCGACGCCGCCGAGCCTGCGCGCTGCGTGAATGCGAGTAATAGTTCGCACTGGCGGGCGTTCCTGGTGGATGGCAAGCCAGGGGATTCAGGCTCCTATGTTGCCGTACGCAACGACGGTGAGCCTGTGTTCACCGTCGTTGCGTCGTCAGGACATAAACAACCGATCCGCGCCTGGCTGGAGCAGGGCCGCGTCGTGAAGATGACTCCACGGGCATTAGGGCGGTTCATGACCTTACCTGATTGGTATCAACTGCCAGCGCAGAATAGCCTCGCCACCAAGATCATCGGCAACGGCGTGCCGTCGCGCTTTGCCCGGCAGATCGTCGCCGTGACCTGTGGCCTACCCCTGGGAGATCTCACATGA
- a CDS encoding helix-turn-helix transcriptional regulator, translated as MNDPKRDAKLAGFAKNLEAEIDRRGWNKSDFARRLNVQASQVTRWLSGHFEPELRTLYAMAQVFARHDRDPMHGVDEPSPDAVARWLDRLFRWYAEDKGLPPTASTVMTELVDASPAIVQVIEALAAIPPADLRAVAQQVERLQSHRKQHDGSK; from the coding sequence ATGAACGATCCGAAACGCGATGCAAAACTTGCCGGATTTGCGAAAAACCTGGAAGCCGAGATTGATCGGCGTGGCTGGAATAAATCGGACTTTGCCCGGCGGCTCAATGTTCAAGCCTCTCAAGTTACACGTTGGTTAAGTGGTCACTTCGAGCCCGAACTGCGGACACTCTACGCGATGGCGCAAGTCTTTGCGCGCCACGATCGCGACCCCATGCATGGCGTGGATGAGCCGTCGCCCGACGCGGTTGCGCGCTGGCTGGATCGGCTGTTTCGGTGGTACGCGGAAGACAAAGGGCTGCCGCCGACGGCTAGCACGGTTATGACTGAATTGGTGGATGCCTCCCCGGCCATCGTTCAGGTCATCGAAGCCCTTGCAGCCATCCCGCCAGCAGACCTGCGGGCGGTAGCGCAGCAAGTTGAGCGCTTGCAGTCGCATCGGAAGCAACACGACGGATCGAAGTAA
- a CDS encoding SAM-dependent methyltransferase, with protein MADPQDRGATIPGTFSAVNYGDASRIATPADHERARMIMEHRKFAYKGMLAIRAASALAGQIYAEHGLEAAMDLASSVPEEDYLHDYLPNAPILYNDIDPFVIAWSRQLLGDRPNIAYTNEDVRNIQQILAVAAQHFGAARRIGVHATGLWYFIESDEEIQAITQATFDFAAPGSLKTVTGWDDPGDQGTTAIKKGYQQSGQTLYPRSAAQITELMRPWQPYQGGLMPTEQFFRQHGRYRQLDTEENQNKIGFAGLFIRP; from the coding sequence ATGGCAGATCCACAGGACCGAGGAGCGACGATCCCCGGTACGTTCAGTGCGGTCAATTATGGCGATGCCAGCCGGATCGCCACGCCCGCCGATCATGAGCGTGCCCGGATGATCATGGAACACCGGAAATTCGCCTATAAGGGGATGCTGGCCATCCGCGCCGCGTCCGCGCTGGCCGGGCAGATCTACGCCGAGCATGGGCTGGAGGCGGCGATGGATCTGGCGTCCAGCGTGCCCGAAGAGGACTACCTGCACGACTACCTGCCGAACGCGCCGATCCTCTACAACGACATCGATCCATTTGTGATTGCGTGGAGCCGGCAGCTGCTAGGCGATCGTCCAAACATCGCTTACACGAATGAGGACGTACGCAACATCCAGCAGATCCTTGCCGTTGCGGCCCAACACTTCGGCGCAGCCCGGCGGATCGGCGTCCATGCAACCGGGCTCTGGTATTTCATCGAATCCGACGAGGAGATCCAGGCGATCACGCAGGCGACCTTTGACTTTGCCGCACCGGGATCGCTCAAAACCGTGACCGGCTGGGACGATCCCGGCGACCAGGGCACGACGGCGATCAAGAAGGGCTACCAGCAGAGCGGCCAGACCCTCTACCCACGCTCAGCCGCACAGATCACCGAGTTGATGCGCCCGTGGCAGCCGTACCAGGGCGGACTGATGCCCACGGAGCAGTTCTTTCGCCAGCATGGCCGCTACCGGCAGCTCGACACCGAGGAGAACCAGAACAAGATCGGGTTTGCCGGGCTATTCATCCGACCCTGA
- a CDS encoding FtsK/SpoIIIE domain-containing protein — translation MRSKSSRVSVLGSASFLVLALVFALVVFTLVSCGQTPAERVLADQRARFDAAQYVAQQQALAPVKTSATRILIGAGAFAGAAVLAAVAVVAGAGAWYALAVAQHKARLIYARDGMLPVPVRELSATIAIASIADEHQTRRAIGAPAVNVPHTLHYAPHVRDALPAPAAAAEDRDDDAPQLPSIVELSRVRDRIQPAHLAYGVLASGELLQLKLGHGYHGLYHGDTGSGKTNAINSMIAQLHHMVAAGVPLQLYAADYKRELSATWSRSALFESGILTEPGEIAEMLGELGGMVRTRYELFEDTSRRYERVVENYSAYASVTGETLPVVICIVDELNAALEASRKNAPLAENLRSLLQIGRGAGVLVQGGFQYMRAENFGRDGSKQFVTRAHFGAYDQTAVAMLFGSKVDHNALQQVIDGTPGRGIIKTVRQPTPQPFQALRCGERDILEAIDLVRDRETEGNMPTFAVAHPKHLETIETVSQQPKSGAILDPEIVKRLRSQPTPLGKKQIIEVLTGAKPGGSTLYTQASREYDQIVAV, via the coding sequence ATGCGATCGAAGTCTTCTCGCGTCTCCGTCCTCGGCTCGGCGTCCTTTCTCGTGCTGGCCCTCGTCTTTGCTCTCGTGGTCTTTACGCTCGTCTCGTGCGGGCAAACCCCTGCCGAGCGTGTGCTGGCCGATCAGCGTGCGCGCTTCGATGCGGCGCAGTATGTCGCGCAGCAGCAGGCGCTTGCGCCCGTCAAAACGAGTGCGACCCGCATCCTGATCGGTGCGGGCGCGTTTGCGGGCGCTGCGGTCCTGGCTGCGGTGGCGGTTGTCGCCGGTGCGGGCGCATGGTACGCGCTGGCGGTCGCGCAGCACAAGGCGCGGCTGATCTATGCGCGCGACGGGATGCTGCCCGTGCCCGTGCGGGAACTGAGCGCGACGATCGCGATTGCCTCGATTGCGGACGAGCACCAGACGCGCCGGGCGATCGGTGCTCCGGCGGTCAACGTCCCGCACACGCTGCACTACGCCCCGCATGTGCGCGATGCGCTGCCGGCTCCTGCGGCAGCGGCCGAAGATCGCGACGACGATGCGCCGCAGCTGCCCAGCATTGTCGAGCTGTCGCGGGTGCGGGATCGCATCCAGCCCGCGCACCTGGCCTACGGCGTGCTGGCGAGTGGTGAACTGCTCCAGCTCAAGCTCGGCCACGGCTACCATGGGCTCTACCATGGTGACACGGGCTCAGGCAAGACGAATGCGATCAACAGCATGATCGCGCAGCTGCATCATATGGTGGCGGCGGGCGTGCCGCTCCAGCTCTACGCCGCCGACTATAAGCGCGAACTGTCGGCGACCTGGAGCCGCTCGGCGCTGTTTGAGTCCGGCATCCTGACCGAGCCCGGCGAGATTGCCGAGATGTTGGGCGAGCTAGGCGGCATGGTCCGCACGCGTTATGAACTGTTCGAGGACACGTCGCGGCGCTATGAGCGCGTCGTGGAGAACTACAGCGCGTATGCCAGCGTGACCGGCGAGACACTGCCGGTGGTGATTTGCATCGTCGATGAGCTGAACGCCGCGCTTGAGGCGTCCCGCAAGAACGCGCCGCTGGCCGAGAACCTGCGGTCGTTGCTTCAGATTGGCCGGGGCGCGGGCGTGCTGGTGCAGGGCGGCTTTCAATACATGCGGGCGGAAAACTTCGGGCGCGACGGCTCCAAGCAGTTTGTCACGCGGGCGCACTTCGGCGCGTATGACCAGACCGCCGTCGCGATGCTGTTCGGCTCCAAGGTCGATCATAACGCTTTACAGCAGGTGATCGACGGCACGCCGGGCCGGGGTATCATCAAGACCGTGCGCCAGCCCACGCCGCAGCCGTTCCAGGCGCTGCGCTGCGGGGAGCGGGATATTCTAGAGGCGATCGATCTGGTGCGGGATCGTGAAACTGAGGGAAATATGCCGACGTTTGCGGTAGCGCATCCGAAACACCTAGAAACGATCGAAACGGTTTCGCAGCAGCCCAAAAGCGGCGCGATCCTGGACCCTGAAATCGTGAAACGGCTCCGCAGTCAGCCCACGCCGCTCGGCAAGAAACAGATTATCGAGGTGTTGACCGGAGCCAAGCCGGGCGGATCAACGCTCTACACGCAGGCGAGCCGGGAGTATGATCAGATTGTCGCGGTGTAA